A genomic segment from Actinomadura hallensis encodes:
- a CDS encoding VOC family protein, whose product MSVLLDHIIVPAQDKKTSAEFLARILGIEAGARTGPFIPVKTGNGVTIDFMDSDDFRSQHCAFLVPDEEFDAMFARIKESGARYYANPDGSGAGQINTRDGGRGVYFTDPSGHNMEILTVPYGGWT is encoded by the coding sequence ATGTCCGTTCTGCTCGATCACATCATCGTTCCGGCGCAGGACAAGAAGACGTCCGCCGAGTTCCTGGCGCGCATCCTCGGGATCGAGGCGGGAGCCCGGACGGGGCCGTTCATTCCGGTGAAGACGGGGAACGGGGTCACGATCGACTTCATGGACTCCGACGACTTCCGCTCCCAGCACTGCGCGTTCCTGGTGCCGGACGAGGAGTTCGACGCCATGTTCGCCCGCATCAAGGAGTCCGGCGCCCGGTACTACGCGAACCCGGACGGGTCCGGCGCCGGGCAGATCAACACGCGGGACGGGGGACGCGGCGTCTACTTCACCGACCCCAGCGGCCACAACATGGAGATCCTCACCGTCCCGTACGGCGGCTGGACCTAG
- a CDS encoding type II toxin-antitoxin system death-on-curing family toxin — MRYLTAEEIIAIGRRIVDENLNVRDVGLVASAAARPSTVAFGMDPYPTLIEKAAALLHSLTTSHPFTDGNKRVAFAATDVFLKLNGARFDPAAEDELFTTVLDIATHVLPDVPAIAERIAPLVEGHLRL; from the coding sequence GTGCGGTACCTGACCGCCGAAGAGATCATCGCCATCGGCCGCAGGATCGTGGACGAGAACCTCAACGTGCGTGACGTCGGGCTGGTCGCGTCTGCGGCCGCACGGCCCTCCACCGTGGCCTTCGGAATGGACCCTTACCCCACGCTGATTGAGAAGGCCGCCGCGCTCCTTCATTCGCTCACCACCTCACACCCGTTCACGGACGGGAACAAACGAGTGGCGTTCGCCGCGACCGATGTCTTCCTCAAGCTCAACGGAGCACGATTCGACCCGGCGGCCGAGGACGAGCTCTTCACGACCGTGCTCGACATCGCCACGCACGTCCTCCCTGATGTTCCGGCCATCGCCGAGCGGATCGCGCCACTCGTTGAAGGCCACCTCCGCCTGTGA
- a CDS encoding TraR/DksA family transcriptional regulator translates to MTTVEKRLIADRDATLELIASLSGDWDGVVRGSAYANVDDEHDPEGATIAYERARIEASLARARENLADIEDALRRLRDGTYGVCERCEKPIGEGRLEARPTARTCITCASA, encoded by the coding sequence ATGACTACTGTGGAGAAGCGACTCATCGCAGATCGTGATGCGACGCTGGAGCTCATCGCGTCGCTCAGTGGTGATTGGGACGGTGTCGTCCGAGGGTCGGCGTACGCCAACGTGGACGACGAGCACGACCCGGAGGGCGCCACGATCGCCTACGAGCGCGCCCGGATCGAGGCGTCCCTGGCGCGGGCCCGTGAGAATCTGGCCGACATCGAGGACGCGCTGCGCCGGCTCCGCGACGGCACCTACGGCGTCTGTGAACGCTGCGAGAAGCCGATCGGCGAGGGGCGCCTGGAGGCCCGGCCGACGGCCCGAACCTGCATCACCTGCGCCAGCGCCTGA
- a CDS encoding esterase/lipase family protein, which yields MRLLTTLAALLLAVPLFTTPLFTAPASADTPPPPSTGDSPSDAPVPGLLPAGVNDWSCRSRSRPVPLILVHGTFANALDNWFATVPALRKAGHCVYAFNYGGKPHGFFQGTGDITVSARQLAAFVQEVKSKTGAEKVDLVGHSQGGMMPRYYLKYLGGAEHVRHLVGIAPSNDGTNLWGLTKLAKWFGIVDLTSHVCYSCYQQVRGSDFLTELNAGGQTVPGVEYTVIATKYDEIVTPYRSQFLTGDNVNNVLLQDVCRLSIAEHAAIVASPVTHRIIANALAPENERKRVRCLS from the coding sequence ATGCGCCTTCTCACCACCCTCGCCGCGCTCCTGCTGGCCGTCCCCCTGTTCACCACCCCCCTGTTCACCGCCCCCGCCTCAGCCGACACCCCGCCACCCCCGTCCACCGGCGACTCCCCGTCCGACGCGCCCGTCCCCGGCCTGCTCCCGGCCGGGGTCAACGACTGGTCGTGCCGCTCCCGGTCACGGCCCGTCCCGCTGATCCTCGTCCACGGCACGTTCGCCAACGCACTCGACAACTGGTTCGCCACCGTCCCGGCGCTCCGCAAGGCCGGACACTGCGTCTACGCCTTCAACTACGGCGGCAAGCCGCACGGCTTCTTCCAGGGCACGGGAGACATCACCGTGTCCGCGCGGCAGCTCGCCGCGTTCGTCCAGGAGGTGAAGTCGAAGACCGGCGCCGAAAAGGTCGACCTCGTCGGCCACTCCCAGGGCGGCATGATGCCGCGCTACTACCTGAAGTACCTCGGCGGCGCCGAGCACGTCCGCCACCTGGTCGGCATCGCCCCGTCCAACGACGGCACGAACCTCTGGGGGCTGACGAAGCTCGCCAAGTGGTTCGGCATCGTCGACCTCACCAGCCACGTCTGCTACTCGTGCTACCAGCAGGTGAGGGGCTCGGACTTCCTCACCGAGCTCAACGCCGGCGGCCAGACCGTGCCCGGCGTCGAGTACACCGTCATCGCCACCAAGTACGACGAGATCGTCACCCCGTACCGCTCGCAGTTCCTCACCGGCGACAACGTGAACAACGTCCTCCTCCAGGACGTGTGCCGCCTCTCGATCGCCGAGCACGCGGCCATCGTCGCCAGCCCCGTCACCCACCGGATCATCGCCAACGCCCTCGCCCCCGAGAACGAACGCAAACGCGTCCGCTGCCTCTCCTGA
- a CDS encoding MFS transporter: MGLRGPLNRRDFRRLMIGQITSSLGDWMGTLALMYFVLELSGSTTAVGGVLVLRLLPYAVGAPVAARIVTRWRRRSVMMKSDLIRVGMAVLLPVLPWLWWVYFWAFAIEVVGLVFLPARDAAIPYLISGPGRGRKRRDGQEHDTGTLELANGITMATSYGMIPVGAGVFGLLLWASNSLGWEGHWRYVLVFWLNAATYLVSYFFIRSIPDLGPGAGEPLTTREGRRQGRFIDGLRLEVVRGILPGVAVIALGLGALFSLGVVFVRNVLDAGPIGFGTLVALFGVGAVTGLLIVRRGRWNLMAQVRTATAVQGIVIAAMGLIASTAWAFVGAVLFGASATAALVGGITYLQEGLDGYLRNLALTAFHAVLRFGLALAALGAGATADLLKSWDVSPFGLRPSQLVLALSGLLVFIGTFLIRGPRGHPPPRLEEVRPK; this comes from the coding sequence GTGGGACTCCGAGGGCCGCTGAACCGCCGCGACTTCCGGCGGCTCATGATCGGGCAGATCACCTCCTCGCTGGGTGACTGGATGGGCACGCTCGCCCTGATGTACTTCGTGCTGGAGCTGAGCGGCTCCACGACGGCGGTCGGCGGGGTGCTGGTGCTGCGCCTGCTCCCCTACGCGGTCGGCGCGCCGGTGGCGGCGCGGATCGTCACCCGGTGGCGGCGCCGCAGCGTGATGATGAAATCCGACCTGATCCGGGTCGGGATGGCGGTGCTGCTGCCCGTCCTGCCCTGGCTGTGGTGGGTGTACTTCTGGGCGTTCGCCATCGAGGTCGTCGGCCTGGTGTTCCTGCCCGCCCGGGACGCCGCGATCCCCTACCTCATCAGCGGGCCCGGCCGGGGAAGGAAACGCCGGGACGGCCAGGAGCACGACACCGGCACCCTGGAACTGGCCAACGGCATCACGATGGCCACCTCCTACGGCATGATCCCGGTCGGCGCCGGGGTGTTCGGGCTGCTGCTGTGGGCGTCGAACAGCCTCGGCTGGGAGGGCCACTGGCGCTACGTCCTGGTGTTCTGGCTGAACGCGGCGACGTACCTGGTGTCCTACTTCTTCATCCGCTCCATCCCGGACCTCGGCCCCGGCGCCGGGGAACCGCTCACCACCCGCGAGGGCAGGCGGCAGGGCCGGTTCATCGACGGGCTCCGGCTGGAGGTCGTCCGCGGGATCCTGCCGGGCGTCGCGGTGATCGCGCTGGGGCTGGGCGCGCTGTTCTCGCTCGGGGTGGTGTTCGTCCGCAACGTCCTGGACGCGGGCCCGATCGGGTTCGGGACGCTGGTCGCGCTGTTCGGGGTCGGCGCCGTGACCGGCCTGCTGATCGTCCGGCGCGGCCGGTGGAACCTGATGGCGCAGGTCCGCACGGCGACCGCCGTCCAGGGCATCGTGATCGCCGCCATGGGCCTGATCGCGTCCACGGCCTGGGCGTTCGTCGGCGCGGTGCTGTTCGGCGCGTCCGCGACCGCCGCGCTGGTCGGGGGCATCACCTACCTGCAGGAGGGCCTGGACGGCTATCTCCGCAACCTGGCGCTCACCGCGTTCCACGCCGTCCTGCGGTTCGGCCTGGCGCTGGCGGCGCTGGGCGCGGGCGCCACCGCCGACCTCCTCAAGAGCTGGGACGTCAGCCCCTTCGGGCTCCGCCCGTCACAGCTGGTGCTGGCCCTGTCCGGCCTCCTCGTCTTCATCGGCACCTTCCTGATCCGCGGCCCCCGCGGCCACCCCCCGCCCCGCCTCGAAGAGGTCCGCCCGAAATAG
- a CDS encoding glycosyltransferase family 4 protein, giving the protein MDIPRTLVMTGHFPPEPGGVQTFTWELVRRLPADRLVVVAPAWPGASGFDAGLGFPVVRRHGYLLFRGLRRLVAEHGVHTAWIPAAAPFAMYAPLVKAAGVRRLVASTHGQEIGWFRAAPTRAALRAVSRTIDALTYLTDTCRAEVAAALGDRTRLVQLAGAVDPSRFRPGLDGATARRRHGLGDGPVVVSVSRLVLRKGHDRLLDAWPEVLRRHPGARLVIVGEGPMRRRLADRAEREVPGTVTLTGPVPDADLPGYYAAADAFVLPCRDERRGLQVEGLGLSVLEASAAGLPVVVGRSGGSPESVLDGETGMVVDAADPRELTRALNELLDDPSAARRMGEAGRRWVCATWSWDRAAARLAGLLHDPPDASAAPVARPRSRQAARKAPVWDSEGR; this is encoded by the coding sequence ATGGACATACCCCGGACGCTCGTGATGACCGGGCACTTCCCACCGGAGCCGGGCGGCGTCCAGACGTTCACATGGGAGCTGGTGCGCAGGCTCCCCGCCGACCGGCTCGTCGTCGTCGCGCCCGCGTGGCCGGGGGCCTCCGGGTTCGACGCGGGGCTCGGCTTCCCCGTCGTGCGGCGGCACGGCTACCTGCTGTTCCGGGGGCTGCGCCGGCTCGTCGCCGAACACGGCGTCCACACCGCGTGGATCCCCGCCGCCGCGCCGTTCGCGATGTACGCGCCGCTGGTGAAGGCGGCCGGGGTGCGGCGGCTGGTCGCGTCCACCCACGGCCAGGAGATCGGCTGGTTCCGCGCCGCGCCCACCCGCGCCGCGCTGCGCGCCGTGTCCCGGACGATCGACGCGCTGACCTACCTCACCGACACGTGCCGCGCCGAGGTGGCCGCCGCCCTCGGCGACCGGACGCGGCTCGTGCAGCTCGCCGGCGCCGTGGACCCGTCCCGTTTTCGGCCCGGGCTTGACGGCGCGACGGCGCGCCGCCGGCACGGGCTCGGCGACGGGCCCGTCGTCGTCAGCGTGTCGCGCCTCGTCCTCCGCAAGGGCCACGACCGGCTCCTGGACGCCTGGCCCGAGGTCCTCCGGCGGCATCCGGGCGCGCGGCTCGTCATCGTCGGCGAGGGCCCGATGCGGCGGCGGCTCGCCGACCGGGCGGAGCGCGAGGTCCCCGGCACGGTCACGCTGACCGGGCCGGTGCCGGACGCGGACCTGCCGGGCTACTACGCCGCCGCGGACGCGTTCGTCCTGCCGTGCCGCGACGAGCGCCGCGGCCTGCAGGTCGAGGGGCTCGGGCTGTCGGTGCTGGAGGCGTCGGCCGCCGGGCTCCCGGTCGTGGTCGGGCGGTCCGGGGGCAGCCCCGAGTCGGTCCTCGACGGCGAGACCGGGATGGTGGTCGACGCGGCCGACCCCCGTGAGCTGACACGCGCGCTGAACGAACTCTTGGACGACCCGTCCGCCGCACGCCGCATGGGCGAGGCGGGCCGCCGCTGGGTGTGCGCGACCTGGAGCTGGGACCGGGCCGCCGCCCGGCTCGCCGGCCTCCTCCACGACCCCCCGGACGCATCGGCGGCACCGGTGGCGCGGCCGCGGTCCCGGCAAGCGGCACGGAAGGCTCCGGTGTGGGACTCCGAGGGCCGCTGA
- a CDS encoding GMC oxidoreductase, which produces MAASTAPSERSGGTSRRRFLIGTSSIAGLSLLGLPGRAAAAAGPIGNGAHVPVLIIGTGYGGSVAALRLAQAGVPVHMVEMGMAWDTPGPDGKIFANTRTPDYRSYWLRTRTKQPIVNFLGFPLDKDVPRYTGILDAEDFGEILVYQGRGVGGGSLVNGGMAVTPKRARFSSVLPSVNAAEMYDVYYPRANAELGVNEIDVSWFDSTPAYQYSRVGRKHAQRSNFDFLYVPNVYDFDYMEQEAAGTVPKSALAAEILYGNNHGKKSLQQTYLARAKATGLVTISALHRVTSVSPASGGGYTVVIEQLDTTGGVTATKTVTADRVFFAAGSVGTSKLLVRMRATGKLPNLSGEVGKGWGDNGNVMCGRANHLWDPTGALQSSIPTAGIDNWDDGGAFAEVAPIPTGIETWASFYLSITDTPHRAEFTWNAAAGRVELNWQASWKQVSIDRAKSIFDKINRKEGTIYRTDLFGIYKIWGDHLTYHPLGGAVLGKATDNYGRLHGYPGLYAIDGSLIPGNTTVNPFVTITALAERNIEKIIATDL; this is translated from the coding sequence ATGGCTGCCTCCACCGCTCCCAGCGAGAGATCCGGCGGGACGTCCCGCCGCCGCTTCCTCATTGGAACAAGTTCTATCGCCGGGCTGAGCCTGCTGGGCCTGCCGGGCCGGGCCGCCGCCGCGGCGGGACCGATCGGCAACGGCGCCCACGTCCCCGTCCTGATCATCGGCACCGGCTACGGCGGCTCCGTCGCCGCCCTCCGCCTCGCCCAGGCCGGCGTCCCCGTGCACATGGTCGAGATGGGCATGGCCTGGGACACCCCCGGCCCGGACGGGAAGATCTTCGCCAACACCCGCACGCCCGACTACCGGTCCTACTGGCTGCGGACCAGGACCAAGCAGCCCATCGTCAACTTCCTCGGCTTCCCGCTCGACAAGGACGTCCCCCGGTACACCGGCATCCTCGACGCCGAGGACTTCGGTGAGATCCTCGTCTACCAGGGCCGCGGCGTCGGCGGCGGCTCGCTGGTCAACGGCGGCATGGCGGTCACGCCGAAGCGGGCGCGGTTCAGCTCCGTCCTGCCCTCGGTGAACGCCGCCGAGATGTACGACGTCTACTACCCGCGCGCCAACGCCGAGCTCGGCGTCAACGAGATCGACGTGTCCTGGTTCGACAGCACCCCCGCCTACCAGTACTCCCGCGTCGGCCGGAAGCACGCCCAGCGGTCGAACTTCGACTTCCTCTACGTCCCGAACGTCTACGACTTCGACTACATGGAGCAGGAGGCGGCTGGAACGGTCCCGAAGTCGGCGCTCGCCGCCGAGATCCTCTACGGCAACAACCACGGCAAGAAGTCTTTGCAACAGACATACCTGGCACGTGCCAAGGCCACCGGTCTCGTCACGATCTCGGCGCTGCACAGGGTGACGTCGGTGTCGCCCGCGTCCGGCGGCGGGTACACGGTCGTCATCGAGCAGCTCGACACGACCGGCGGCGTCACGGCCACCAAGACCGTCACCGCCGACCGCGTGTTCTTCGCGGCGGGCAGCGTCGGCACCAGCAAGCTGCTCGTGCGGATGCGCGCCACCGGCAAGCTGCCGAACCTGAGCGGCGAGGTCGGCAAGGGCTGGGGCGACAACGGCAACGTCATGTGCGGCCGCGCCAACCACCTGTGGGACCCGACCGGAGCGCTCCAGTCGTCCATCCCGACCGCGGGCATCGACAACTGGGACGACGGCGGCGCGTTCGCCGAGGTCGCGCCCATCCCGACCGGGATCGAGACGTGGGCCTCGTTCTACCTGTCGATCACCGACACGCCGCACCGCGCGGAGTTCACCTGGAACGCCGCGGCCGGACGCGTCGAGCTGAACTGGCAGGCGTCCTGGAAGCAGGTCAGCATCGACCGCGCCAAGAGCATCTTCGACAAGATCAACCGGAAGGAGGGGACGATCTACCGGACCGACCTGTTCGGCATCTACAAGATCTGGGGCGACCACCTCACCTACCACCCGCTCGGCGGCGCCGTCCTTGGCAAGGCCACCGACAACTACGGCCGCCTGCACGGGTACCCCGGCCTCTACGCCATCGACGGCTCGCTGATCCCCGGCAACACCACCGTCAACCCGTTCGTCACCATCACCGCCCTCGCCGAGCGGAACATCGAGAAGATCATCGCTACCGACCTGTGA